The DNA region cattaattaatttaattagagattatctatgaattaatgcaatgtttctaattagttattcgctaagacattagggataattaatttagggcattaggCAATCGTATCACTGAAAAGTGTATGATTGTAATTTAaagtccactattaattagagatgcgggagctgattaattaattaggggttactttaattttaaaggcttgataaactcacttaAATGACCACATAGCTATTAATCcatataacatgatggcaatctgattagtgaaactatGGTGGATTCTACTTTTCCCACTAAAAATGCTAAACACATAAACTAAAGTATTAAATGTTTAAACTGAACGTACTAAACATATCGCGGTGACACGGAGTCATATTAGCAAAACCCATCAATCAAATATTCGATTTCTTGtcccaaaataataataataataataataaacaaataaataaaaagtaaatcacTCTTAATAATTCCTTCCCCACCGTTTGGAAGCACTAATGTTTTACAATATTACCTACAACAACAAAATCTCTGTTCACTCTCTCTCCCATTTCCTACTACGGTCGATAGAGTCAACTCACGAAGTCGGTCACCACCCAAGAGATGGCAGCCCCCGACAGTCTTTATGATCGCTCATTCAGACTCGACAATAACAACACCAACCAGACAATAAAGAATCTCACTTAATATGTTCATCAATAAACCAACACAATCTCCAATCTTTAACCCCCATGACAGTCGCATTGCAATTTGATCTCCACCATCTCTTCTCCGGACATCATTAGTTTGAGCAAGCAGTTTGGCTTTAGAAAGCCTGCGCCTTCCTAAGTATTCTGATGCTCCTCCGCCCTCACCTCAACATAGATGAGGTTGCCACATTCTGCTGGAATCAACAGAAGCTTGGATAGTAGGACGATGACATCTTGAACGCGATTACATCATCTATATTTGTCTGGACTGCTTTTTTTGGCTGCTGCTCCTCCACTTCTACATCTTTCATGTTGGTGTTGCAACCCCACACCTGAACTGAGAGTCTCCGGCATTCCGGAGAAGATTGTTTCAAGTATGTCTTATACCAGCTCAGAACATCACCTTTCGTGATGCTTCTGAGTTCCTCCGCTTCTCTTTCCGAGAAGTCGAACATGTACCTGAATGATACCCCGATCACCAGATTTGGTTTAAAATGAGCTTTGACGtcaaaaatgagaaaattattgaaaCGAAATTTAAATCaatgagttttttttctttattatcaaGAAACAAAGCCCCTGCAAGAATAATATTCTGTGGCTCGATTGCGGTCACTGCCAAGTCAGTTGCCAGAGGAGCCACCTCTCGACCCTGCAGTTATGCACTCAAATCTGGCGGATTTGGTTTGCAGGGGGTCAAATGGAGTGGCTTAATCCTGGCCACTGTGGCAGTAGAGGAGGTTGCTGGTGaaacgagagagagagtaccTTTTATCAACAATCTGATTCCAAAACCGATTTGTCTCGTATGTGAGAGAGGGATCTTTCTCCAACAATTTTGACATTAAACCGCTTCTATAACTATCAAAGGTATCATCGTCAAGTCCAACCTGCAATGCAAATTAATTTAGAAATGTGAAGTCaactgaaaaataatatgctTGCTCTTAAGAACATACTGACAATTGATACATCTCAACAATGTTATGGTGCCTGGGGTCTATCGGAGGGCCTTAATAGCAGGTCAAAGTTCATCAGAACAGATGCCCCATTccattatattaatataaagcTCATCACTtctgaaaaagaaagatcaaaacaAAACGATCCTCCTTCCACATTATTCTAACCAGGGTAACCTAAAATGGTCACTTTCAGTTCTAAATAAAGGGACCTGAGAAAGCCTACTTATTGATAAAGCTTCCATCTCAAGGGGACCTCATATCAAAATAGATAGGTGCACAACTTCAAACTACAGAAGTCATGAAATATCAAAAGCTTCGGTCTTGTACTACCTCCTTTCCAGCTTATTACTATTAGAAATACTGAAATGATAATTTCACCAAGACAAAATTCCTGGGTCTCCTGACAAAAGGAATGACTCTGATAAATTAACTTGTCAGAATGTTTAAAAAGATGCTTACCAACAATTCCTCCAGACCATTTATAAAGTTGTCAATTCTTCCGAGCAAGTAGAGTGGGTTGTACTTGGAAGATTGGACGCAGAAGCAAAAACCATATATACGATAGGTTACACGGGGACTGCACTCAACAACATAACCGAGCTGTTCCTTTGTCCTAAAAGTTCATAGGAAATTGAGAATTTTCAAAAGACAACCAACAATATCAGAGAAAAAGCAAAAGTAGTTTGCTAGCAGTCCATTCATATGTGAGTTGAGAACTCGCAGTCCCTGAGGCttcaaaagtttaatttttcaaGTACAACAACTAAGAGCAATCAGAACACCATGAGAAAATCTCACGAATCACCAGCTAAACAACAGGAAGCCTTCATGTGTTATATCAAAAAGTGGGCATCTGCATCTGTTTAAGAACACATGGTCTTTATGAAGACTACCGAAATCTCACAAAaagagtaaatttttttagtaaCGGATGAACACCTTAGCTGATTGAACGCCGGTTCTTCCACAATTTCATCAAAAAGATCTATCAAAGCCTTCATTCTGATAGATTCCTCCCCGAATTCTGGTCCAATCTGAAAATAAAGCTGCACAGAAAACATATTGATGGGATCAAGGAATTCaccaaaataaagttagaaagccAATTAGCATCATTTACTTCTTACCTCAACTACTGAGTTTGTTTCTGATTTATTCTTCGCATGGACATCTCTAACAAGATTTGCTCCAGAGGGAAGACAAATGACCTGCTCTTTATGCCTCATTTCATTTGGAAGTGGTTGTACAGGTAGATTCTTTCTAAATATATCAGTTATGGCAATAGCTTCCTCTTCTGTTAAGTTTCCATGACAAAGGCCCTCAATATAAATCTGCCAAAATTGTGAAGAAGAGATAGGACTATTGCCTTTTGAAACTAATGACATGCAGCAGAGGCAATATCTTTTGAAACTTACAAAGAAATTATGTGAACCTCATATCAACATAGACCAAGATATTTGCCGCATAACTTTACCTGTGAACGTAGTTTAGGGATGAATTCCTTCAGATCGGCCACAGACAGCCCACCCAGAAGATGCAGCTTCTCATCTACATCATAGAAACTCTTGCAGAGGAATTGCAATCTCAGGTATGATGAATGACTTAAGGGTTTCATATTTGTGTTTCTCAGTGATCTATCCAAATCCTCTTTAATAACCTGTTAAATAGGATATTCACTCCATCAATAATAAGCAATAAAGCCAGGACAGGTTAAATAGATTTTGCCAATTCTATCAAATCAAACAAAAGAACAGTAAGCAACATAAGAATGCTTACTTTCACTAATCAAGGTAAATCAACAACTAAAACCATATTGTACTCCGCCTTCCAGAACATTACCCCTCAAAGAAGTGctcataaaataaaactgaCTATATATAGACAATTTACGTAATGCACCCGTCACACACTTATATGAAATAAAGGGAGGTATTGCTCGTCTCCACGCCTTAATTAGGGCATTAACGAAAATTGGATACAGGGAATAAAAGTTAAGGATGGCCCTTCAGATATAATGAGTATTTGATTACTATCAGTAGGTCTTAAAAGAATTTGTCACCAAGATGCTGCTCATCTTGCTTTAATAAGACTACATTTAGCCTGAAAAATGATACTTTTCTTACCTTGAATCTATCACCTGATGGCAAAAAAGATTTCGCTATCGTTAGAATTGTAGATAAAAGAATAGGAAGCTTGTGATTAAACCCATAGACCTTCAGCTCCAGCTTGTCACTGAAGAAGGATACTGATGTTTCCAACTTGGCAACACTTGCCTGCAGAAAGAAAGAAGCTCTTCCGGAGTTCAATTTATATTACTGAGCTTAAGTTTACTTTCGAGAAAATGAAGTCAGCCAGTGCATAAATAACTTTATTGATCGTTTATCTTTAAGGCAAGTGATTTAAGGGGCAAGTAACAGTCCTAAGTAGTTCGAAGGGCAAATCATCAACAGAAAAAGGTAAGCAATATCCACACACAAAGTTCACTTAGAAGGATACCTAACATCCAACTGCAAGGAGAAGCAGCTATTTGGCGGTAAACTAACTGAAATTACTTTGTACACAAAAACCATAGCCATCTCTATGCAAAGAGAAACGCAAACAACATAACTTTTGAATCAAATTACACATCCAAAAACTCAAACATTTACAGCATCAAATGTCAAGATAAAAGTTACAGGATATACAGAAGTGAATTTTACCTGATATATTATCTCATTTAGCTCGTCTTTAAGGAGGAGGATGAATAACTCAGTCATAAGACAGCTCTTTGCATCATCATATGCCCCCTTCAAGTTTATCCTGAAGTATGTATTTGCACGAGGAAGTTTGAAAATACTGTCAGGCTTGTACCATAACTTCATTAATGGCTCATCAATTATGCATCTTGGATAGAATGCATTACTAGATCCACTGTTTGTACTATCTGAACGAATGGAAAAGTCACATGGTATGAACTCATTTCTATGAGGTAGATGCAACTCTTCTTCAGTAACTGGAGGATCCTTCCACAGTTCAAGCAGAGATGGAGGAACATCTTCTTCAATGTATAATGAACCAAACCATGGCTCAAGCTGGGACGCTGAACGAAGGAAACAGCAAACAGAAATGTTGAGAAGCTCCATCTCACTTGCATTATTGGGAACACTACAAGACATTCATGCCCTTTAAGTACAATTATAAGGATGAAATGCATAATCACCTCTTGACTTATCAATTGACTTCGACAAAATGTCAATCCTCATATTATTTGGAGTGAAGAAACTCAGGATATGCTTTATCATCTCCCCATCCCATACTTGGTACACATAATCCCCATAGATAACATGCTCTGCTGGATAAATAAGAAG from Punica granatum isolate Tunisia-2019 chromosome 3, ASM765513v2, whole genome shotgun sequence includes:
- the LOC116199600 gene encoding nardilysin-like; protein product: MGCSTFSSDDIVIKSPNDRRFYRLIRLDNGLSALLIHDPDICPDGDGASPNSTDCSDPELEGGEDADDEDNDYPGSDDFDEDEYSEEDDTDEGEEEDAQQHRSKKRESQSVASQTKKAAAAMCVGMGSFSDPYEAQGLAHFLEHMLFMGSSKYPDENEYDSYLSKHGGSSNAYTEAEHTCYHFEVKREFLKGALERFSQFFISPLVKMEAMEREVLAVDSEFNQVLQSDACRLQQLQCYTSSPSHPFNRFFWGNKKSLVDAMEKGINLREHILELFKNYYHGALMKLVVIGGESLDVLESWVVELFGKVKKGAGALSELRMEVPIWKAGKVYRLEAVKDVHVLDLSWTLPCLRQEYLKKSEDYLAHLLGHEGRGSLHSLFKARGWATSLSAGVGDEGMHRSSLAYIFGMSIHLTDLGLGKIFEIIGCIYQYLKLLRQVSPQEWIFKELQDIGHMEFTFAEEQPQDDYAAELAEHLLIYPAEHVIYGDYVYQVWDGEMIKHILSFFTPNNMRIDILSKSIDKSRASQLEPWFGSLYIEEDVPPSLLELWKDPPVTEEELHLPHRNEFIPCDFSIRSDSTNSGSSNAFYPRCIIDEPLMKLWYKPDSIFKLPRANTYFRINLKGAYDDAKSCLMTELFILLLKDELNEIIYQASVAKLETSVSFFSDKLELKVYGFNHKLPILLSTILTIAKSFLPSGDRFKVIKEDLDRSLRNTNMKPLSHSSYLRLQFLCKSFYDVDEKLHLLGGLSVADLKEFIPKLRSQIYIEGLCHGNLTEEEAIAITDIFRKNLPVQPLPNEMRHKEQVICLPSGANLVRDVHAKNKSETNSVVELYFQIGPEFGEESIRMKALIDLFDEIVEEPAFNQLRTKEQLGYVVECSPRVTYRIYGFCFCVQSSKYNPLYLLGRIDNFINGLEELLVGLDDDTFDSYRSGLMSKLLEKDPSLTYETNRFWNQIVDKRYMFDFSEREAEELRSITKGDVLSWYKTYLKQSSPECRRLSVQVWGCNTNMKDVEVEEQQPKKAVQTNIDDVIAFKMSSSYYPSFC